The window ACGGCCGTCCCGTGTCCTGTGGTAGACGCCGATGCCGACGTGGAGCATGCTCTGGCAGACGCGGTCGGCCAACATCTCGGCGTCCAGGTTCGCCCGAATATAGCCCCGGTCCTGGGCGGAGCGCAGAGTCCTCGACATCGCGGACTGAATGGGCAGCGGGGTGCGGCCTGTTGCCTCTCGTAGCTCCGGACGTGCGCTCGCGGGGGGTTCGAAATAGCTGAGGAGGAGCGCGGCGCGATGCCGGATGGCGCAGTGCGCAATCGCGGTGGAGAGGGTGATGATCGCTTCGTCGGGCTCCTGCTCGCCCGATTCTCCGTCGAGCGCCTCGGCCGCGATCCGGGCGAGATCCTCGTGGAAGCGCTCGAGCAGCTCGACGATTATTGCCTCTTTGGAGTCGAAGTGGTGGTAGAGACTTCCGGGAAGGATCCCGCAGGCGTCCGCGATGGTCTTGAGTGATGCGCGGACACCTGACTCCGCGAAGATCTTCGCCGCGGCGTCGAGGATCGCGTCCTTCCGCGATTCATTGCTCACCGAGTGCCCCTCCGACGACTTCCTCCTACTTCAATCTATTACGGTACCTGACACCGCGGCACCTGCTGCCCATCGTTGACGTGTGGTCGCTCGCCTCGGCCAGGCAGCCGACCCGCATCCCATGCCAGAGCGGTAGGTCGGCACCGTCCGTTCCGATGGCAGAGCATCGTGACCCTTGCATCAATGAAGGCCTCGTAGAGGAGCACGGGCAACGGCGGGCGAAGATGGCTGGCCTTACGGATCGGCCCGGAGAACCGGGTAAGGCGAGCACCAGGCTCCTGAGCCGTTGCGACCGAATCGGCACGTTGAACGGCGGGTACACGAGATATCCGACGACGAAGAGCGAGCCGGCGGATGCCGTTCCGCCCATGGCCCCGACCTCACCCGGCCAAGAAATACTCGCGCCGCCAGCCAGTCGATGCCGACCCCAGTCAAGATGTAGCTGGTACTACCAGCTAGGAGGACAGCGTCGACTTCGCGAAGGGCTCGAGGTGAAACCATCACCAGGATGTCGGGAAGTGTGGGAGGTCCAGCCGGCACCACCTCTCCTGTCGACGTCTAAACCGCGCTCGTCTTCCTTGAAGGATGTAGGTCCGACCTAAAGTCGTCGGCCGCCGCTGGACCTGGCGCGGTACGTCACAACGGCTGGAAGTCGACGTGGATGGCGTCCAACCCGCGGAACACGAAGGTCGGCAGGTACTGGAACCGGCGGGCGCCGGCCGGGCCGTGCTCGGCCTCGGACAGTCTGATGTCCGCCATCCGGTCGAGCACCCGCTCCAGGGTGACCCTGGTCTCCGCGCGGGCCAGTGGCTGGCCGATGCAGCTGTGCGCGCCGCGCCCGAACGCGACCTGCTCGCGCACGTTGTTCCGGTCGAGGGAGAATCGGTCCGGTTCCTCGAACCGCCGCGGGTCCCGGTTCGACGCGCCGGGCAGGAGCATGATCGTCGCTCCGGCGGGGACGTCGACTCCAGCCAGCCGGGTGCGCCGCCGCGCCATCCTGAAGTGGCTCTTGATCGGGCTTTCCAGCCGGAGCATTTCCTCGACGAAGACCGGGATCAGGTCGCGCTGCTCGCGCAGCAGCCGCTGCACGTCGGGGTGCTCCGCCAGGTGGCGCATCGCGAAGGCCATCAGCCGGACGGTCGTCTCCTGGCCGGCCGCGAAGACGAAGGACGCCTCCCGGGCGAGGACGGCCACATCGGGTCGTGACCCGTCGGAGAAACGCGCCGTGGCGAGGTGCGTCAGGATGTCGTCACGCGGGTTCTTCCGGCGGTCCTCCACGTAGTCCGCGAAGGCACCCTCGATGAACGCCAGGGGGTTGTCGACGAGCGCCTCCGGACTCTCTGTCACCACCGAGATCGAGGTCCTCTCGAAGCCCTTCCTGAACCGGGCCATGTCCTGTTCGGGCACGCCGAGCAGGTCTGCGATGACGAGTCCCGCGAACGGCCCGGCGTAGTCCCGTACGAACTCGCACCGACCACGGGAGACGAAGCGGTCCAGTTGGACGTCGGCCAGCCGCCACATGAAGGCCTCGTTCTCCCGCAGGCGCCGCGGCGTGAACAGACCGGCCAGCAGGCCGCGGTAGGCGCTGTGCCGTGGCGGGTCCATGGTGACCATGAACTCGTGCATGGGCATCTGCTCACGGGACTGCTCGATCAGCTCTCCCGCGTCGTCGCCGTCCGGCATGGCGGGTAGGCCGGGAAAGGGGCCGGTCGGCGAGTTGCAGGAGGAGAACAGCTCCGCGTCCCGGTACACCTCCATCGCCTCGTCGTGGCCGGTGACGACGACGACCCCGTGGTTCGGCTCGAGCCACACCGGCCCCTTCTCGGTACGGAGGAACTCGAAGTAGGGGTACGGATCGTCGACGATCGACGGGTCCGAGAAGAAGTCGACGCCCTCGAAAGGGGAGGCCGGCGC of the Pseudofrankia saprophytica genome contains:
- a CDS encoding cytochrome P450; this translates as MRGAPASPFEGVDFFSDPSIVDDPYPYFEFLRTEKGPVWLEPNHGVVVVTGHDEAMEVYRDAELFSSCNSPTGPFPGLPAMPDGDDAGELIEQSREQMPMHEFMVTMDPPRHSAYRGLLAGLFTPRRLRENEAFMWRLADVQLDRFVSRGRCEFVRDYAGPFAGLVIADLLGVPEQDMARFRKGFERTSISVVTESPEALVDNPLAFIEGAFADYVEDRRKNPRDDILTHLATARFSDGSRPDVAVLAREASFVFAAGQETTVRLMAFAMRHLAEHPDVQRLLREQRDLIPVFVEEMLRLESPIKSHFRMARRRTRLAGVDVPAGATIMLLPGASNRDPRRFEEPDRFSLDRNNVREQVAFGRGAHSCIGQPLARAETRVTLERVLDRMADIRLSEAEHGPAGARRFQYLPTFVFRGLDAIHVDFQPL